A part of Oncorhynchus gorbuscha isolate QuinsamMale2020 ecotype Even-year linkage group LG09, OgorEven_v1.0, whole genome shotgun sequence genomic DNA contains:
- the hs6st2 gene encoding heparan-sulfate 6-O-sulfotransferase 2 produces the protein MDEKSNNQHRLYIALVMVLLFGVIVLQYVCPSSDCQLLHIGSLSSRSGGNAIGSRGEVNNIGLSGKDPYVAEDGALARFVPRFNFTTSDLSRLVDFNIKGDDVIVFLHIQKTGGTTFGRHLVRNIKLERPCECHAGQKKCTCYRPGKRETWLFSRFSTGWSCGLHADWTELTNCVPSLMNMREPPKKPTVPSRNYYYITILRDPVWRYLSEWRHVQRGATWKASLHVCDGRSPTLAELPSCYPGDDWSGCSLKDFMDCPYNLANNRQVRMLADLSLVGCYNDSAMSEDERWAVLLESAKRNLRGMAFFGLTEYQRKTQYLFEKTFRLAFIAPFTQLNGTRASSVEVAPETQQRIRQLNQWDVELYEYARDLFLQRFQVARQQERRQAREKRQQERRRLRGRLGSTRLGIGWPVAMWPSNKPQWTETQAGEAITTHLRSPSPEMKQEREGGQAVEAEVQLPEWWGLEENSTMEDYMDNVEQWR, from the exons ATGGATGAAAAGTCCAACAACCAACACCGGCTCTATATTGCCCTGGTGATGGTGTTGCTCTTTGGTGTTATTGTGCTTCAGTACGTTTGTCCTAGCTCCGATTGCCAGCTGTTGCACATAGGATCATTGTCCTCCAGGTCGGGCGGCAATGCCATCGGGTCCCGGGGAGAGGTAAACAACATTGGCCTCAGTGGAAAGGACCCGTACGTCGCTGAGGACGGTGCCCTAGCCCGGTTCGTTCCCCGCTTCAATTTCACAACTTCCGACCTCAGTCGCCTCGTTGACTTCAATATCAAGGGGGACGATGTTATTGTTTTTCTTCACATCCAGAAGACAGGGGGCACAACCTTTGGTCGACATTTAGTGCGTAATATTAAACTCGAGAGGCCTTGTGAGTGTCATGCTGGCCAAAAGAAATGTACCTGTTACCGGCCAGGTAAAAGGGAAACGTGGCTTTTCTCCCGGTTCTCGACCGGATGGAGCTGCGGTCTTCACGCGGACTGGACAGAGCTGACCAACTGCGTGCCGTCCCTCATGAACATGCGTGAGCCACCCAAGAAGCCTACAGTTCCCAG CCGGAACTACTACTACATCACCATCCTGCGTGACCCGGTGTGGCGCTACCTGAGCGAGTGGCGGCACGTGCAGCGTGGTGCCACCTGGAAGGCCTCCCTGCACGTGTGTGATGGTCGCTCCCCCACGCTGGCCGAGCTACCCAGCTGCTACCCCGGGGATGACTGGTCAGGCTGCTCTCTGAAGGATTTCATGGACTGCCCCTACAACCTGGCCAACAACCGGCAGGTCCGCATGCTGGCAGATCTCAGCCTAGTGGGCTGTTACAACGACTCGGCCATGAGCGAGGACGAGCGCTGGGCCGTGTTATTAGAGAGCGCCAAGCGGAACCTGCGGGGTATGGCCTTCTTTGGCCTGACAGAGTACCAGAGGAAAACCCAGTATCTGTTTGAGAAGACCTTCCGCCTGGCGTTCATCGCCCCCTTCACCCAGCTCAACGGGACGCGGGCGAGCAGTGTAGAGGTCGCCCCTGAGACGCAACAACGGATCCGCCAGCTGAACCAATGGGACGTGGAGCTGTATGAGTACGCACGCGACCTGTTCCTCCAGCGCTTCCAGGTGGCCCGTCAGCAGGAGAGGAGGCAGGCCAGGGAGAAGAggcagcaggagaggaggaggcttcGAGGGAGGCTGGGGTCAACTAGGCTGGGGATAGGATGGCCGGTGGCGATGTGGCCCAGCAACAAGCCCCAGTGGACAGAGACCCAGGCCGGGGAGGCGATCACCACCCACCTACGATCACCCTCCCCAGAGATGAAGCAGGAGAGGGAAGGTGGACAGGCGGTTGAGGCTGAGGTGCAGCTGCCAGAGTGGTGGGGTCTGGAGGAGAACAGCACCATGGAGGACTACATGGACAATGTGGAACAGTGGCGGTAG